In the Acaryochloris thomasi RCC1774 genome, CTCACGAGATAGAGGTGGTCGGAGAACAGCACAAGCATTTTAGAGACACATTGCCATGACCACCCAACTAGCCCTACCCTGGCCGTCCCCGGAAACACGCACTTTCGTAAGACCCCAGAACAGCAGCAGGCATTTTAGTGACGTATTGCCATGAAATTCTTAATCCAATTAAGGGATTCCAATAGCTACTACCCTACTCGCTGGACAGTATCTTTCCACGAGAAACCGATAGGTACGATCTCCCGGCCAGTCGGTTCAGAGACCTATCACGCAATTCCAGTGAGGCTCGGGGTTCCCATCCTCCAGGATGGAGACATTCGAGAATTCCTAACCAAAGAAGCTGCGGCAGCAGAGCTATGGAATGCCTATTAGTCAATAGCAGAGAGGGTTTTAAGCAGAAATGAATACGCAACTGTCCCTTCCGTTCTGCCAGCCTGCTCAGCCCCCACCGCTTAGCAAATACGATCGCACCATCATTGCCTTCAGTGGTGGGAAAGACTCCCTAGCCTGCGTCCTGTGGACCACTTTTCATGCCAACAAGGAGAACAATATGGTTTTCGACAATGCATTCACGGATCAGATGATGTACGGACAACATGCCGTTAGGGTTCCAGCTTGGCTCTATACACAACCAGGGAAGGAAGAAGTCATCTTCGTTGGAGCAACAAAGGATCTTAGAGCAAGCCACGGCAACCAGAGAACCCACCAATTCATGCTGGGTGAAATTATTCTACGGCCTCACTTTGCTGTCGCTTCAGACAATTTTAGAGGCCACGGTGCAACCGCACTGCTCACGGCGAATCACATGGACTTCCTTCTTGCAGATGACATGGAAGTCATTTGCGATCCAATGGGTAAGCTCGGAACACTTTGCGACAGATACAGCAAACAGATACAGGCAATCACGGGGCAATGAACACCCAGCTTGAATTAGCGCTTAATGAACCTGCTGCCCTCCCTCCCCCAGAAGCGTACGACCGCACGGTAATCGCCTTCAGTGGCGGCAAAGACTCCCTAGCCTGCGTCCTGTGGGCCATCAAAGCAGGATGTCCCAACATCGAACTATGGCACCACGACATCGATGGTCGTGAAGGTTCCAACCTTATGGACTGGCCTGTCACTCGCTCCTATTGCAAAGCCGTGGCTGACGCCCTAGAGCTGCCCATTTACTTCAGTTGGCTAGAGGGAGGCTTCGAGCGTGAGATGCTGCGAGAGGAACAGCGCAAAGCACCGACATGGTTCGAGATACCTGACGGCCTTCAATCGACTGGAGGACAAAGCGGCAAGCTGGGCACTCGCCGCAAGTTCCCGCAAGTATCCGGCAATCTGGCGGTGCGCTGGTGTAGCGCTTACCTGAAGATCGACGTTTGTGCGATCGCAATCACCAACCAAGAAAGATTCAACCACAGCAAGACGCTCATTCTTTCTGGAGAGCGGGCCGAGGAATCACCCCAGAGAGCCAAGTACGAAGCTTTCGAGCCAGACCGAACTGACAATCGGGATGGCAGAAGCCGTCGCTATGTAGACCGCTATCGTCCGATTCATCACTGGTGTACAGCAGAAGTCTGGAGCCTAATCGAAGAGTTTTGCATCAATCCACATCCGGCCTATCAACTGGGTTGGGGTCGGCTGTCCTGTATGTCCTGCATCTTTGGCAGCGCGAACCAATGGGCCTCCATTCGTAAGATCGCCCCTGCTCACTTCGAGCGTATCGCCCAGTACGAGGAAAGATTCAACACAACGATCCAACGAACGATGAGCGTCCGACAGTTGGCCGAGAGGGGAACACCTTACCCCGAGGCAAACAACCCTGAGCTAGTGGCCCTGGCGCTCAATGACAAATACGAACAGCCGGTGATTGTCAGCGAATGGAAGCCCCCCGCTGGTGCCTAC is a window encoding:
- a CDS encoding phosphoadenosine phosphosulfate reductase domain-containing protein, translated to MNTQLELALNEPAALPPPEAYDRTVIAFSGGKDSLACVLWAIKAGCPNIELWHHDIDGREGSNLMDWPVTRSYCKAVADALELPIYFSWLEGGFEREMLREEQRKAPTWFEIPDGLQSTGGQSGKLGTRRKFPQVSGNLAVRWCSAYLKIDVCAIAITNQERFNHSKTLILSGERAEESPQRAKYEAFEPDRTDNRDGRSRRYVDRYRPIHHWCTAEVWSLIEEFCINPHPAYQLGWGRLSCMSCIFGSANQWASIRKIAPAHFERIAQYEERFNTTIQRTMSVRQLAERGTPYPEANNPELVALALNDKYEQPVIVSEWKPPAGAYGESNGPN